In Zingiber officinale cultivar Zhangliang chromosome 8B, Zo_v1.1, whole genome shotgun sequence, a single genomic region encodes these proteins:
- the LOC122016663 gene encoding allene oxide synthase 2-like, with product MATPRASNASATDGLDLLAKEVPGSYGIPFISPIRDRLGFYYDGQDKFFQSRVDKYNSTVVRLNAPPGPFMASNPRVIALLDAKSFPVLFDVDKVAKRDLFTGTYMPSTALTGGFRVCAYLDPSEPKHALIKQLLLTLLATRKDAVLPAFRSEFGSLFDSIEEELDSGAGKSSDFNKLNDGTAFEFLGEAFFGVRPSATTLGSTGPSRSTRWLFLQLCPLMTLGLPKILEELLLHTFPLPPLIARWDYKALYKYINEAAASSGVLDTAEKLGISREEACHNLLFATVFNSYGGMKVLLPGIMGCLAKAGEDLHKRLAKEIRAEVAAAGGKVTVAAVERMELTRSVVYEALRLDPPVKYQYGHAKRDLIIESHDGAYQVRSGEMLFGYQPFATRDPKVFDQADQFVPDRFVGEEGQKLLEYVVWSNGPETVSPTVANKQCPAKDLVVLVGRLLVVDFFIRYDSFTAEVGTQLLGAQVNITSLAKASTGASSSNNN from the exons ATGGCCACACCAAGGGCTTCCAACGCTTCTGCCACCGACGGCCTCGATCTCCTAGCGAAGGAGGTCCCTGGCAGCTACGGCATCCCGTTCATCTCCCCCATACGAGATCGTCTCGGGTTCTACTACGACGGGCAGGACAAGTTCTTCCAGTCTCGCGTTGACAAGTACAACTCCACCGTCGTCCGCCTCAATGCGCCGCCGGGACCCTTCATGGCTTCCAACCCCCGCGTCATCGCCCTCCTCGACGCTAAGAGCTTCCCTGTTCTTTTCGACGTCGACAAGGTCGCCAAGCGTGACCTCTTTACGGGAACCTACATGCCCTCCACCGCCCTCACTGGGGGCTTCCGGGTCTGCGCCTACCTTGACCCCTCCGAGCCGAAGCACGCCCTGATCAAGCAGCTCCTCCTTACCCTCCTCGCCACACGGAAGGACGCCGTACTCCCGGCCTTCCGATCCGAATTTGGATCCCTTTTCGACTCCATAGAGGAGGAGTTGGACTCTGGGGCGGGGAAGTCGTCGGACTTTAACAAGCTTAACGACGGCACCGCGTTCGAGTTTTTGGGTGAGGCGTTCTTCGGCGTGAGGCCGTCGGCCACGACGCTCGGCAGCACGGGGCCGTCGAGGAGCACCCGGTGGCTGTTCCTGCAGCTATGCCCTCTCATGACGCTCGGCCTCCCCAAGATATTGGAGGAGCTGCTTCTGCACACATTTCCGCTGCCGCCGCTCATCGCGCGATGGGACTACAAGGCGCTCTACAAGTACATCAACGAGGCCGCCGCCTCCAGCGGCGTGCTTGACACCGCCGAGAAGCTGGGTATCTCACGGGAGGAGGCATGCCACAACCTCCTCTTCGCCACCGTCTTCAACTCCTACGGAGGGATGAAG GTGTTGCTGCCCGGGATAATGGGGTGTCTAGCAAAGGCCGGCGAGGACCTGCACAAGCGGCTAGCGAAGGAGATCCGTGCAGAAGTGGCGGCGGCAGGCGGAAAGGTGACAGTGGCCGCAGTGGAACGGATGGAACTGACGCGCTCGGTGGTCTACGAGGCACTGCGCCTGGACCCTCCCGTGAAGTACCAATACGGGCACGCTAAGCGCGACTTGATCATCGAGAGCCACGATGGGGCATACCAAGTGCGCTCAGGCGAGATGCTCTTCGGCTACCAACCTTTCGCCACGCGCGACCCCAAAGTCTTCGACCAAGCCGACCAGTTCGTGCCGGATCGGTTCGTGGGCGAGGAGGGGCAGAAGTTGCTCGAGTACGTGGTTTGGTCGAACGGGCCAGAGACAGTGAGCCCGACGGTGGCGAACAAGCAGTGCCCAGCGAAGGATCTGGTGGTCCTCGTGGGGCGGCTGCTCGTCGTGGATTTCTTTATCCGGTACGACTCCTTCACTGCCGAGGTGGGCACGCAGTTGCTCGGCGCACAGGTGAATATAACTTCCTTGGCTAAGGCGTCCACCGGCGCCTCCTCTTCCAACAACAATTAA